The following coding sequences are from one Vibrio syngnathi window:
- the prpF gene encoding 2-methylaconitate cis-trans isomerase PrpF, producing MNIKQIKVPATYMRGGTSKGVFFNLSDLPEAAQVAGEARDALLLRVIGSPDPYGKQTDGMGGATSSTSKTVIVSKSSKADHDVDYLFGQVAIDKPFVDWSGNCGNLSAAVGPFAIHSGLVDSNRIPENGVVEVRVWQVNIEKTIIVHVPIAGGEVQELGDFELDGVTFPAAEIQVDFLDPADASGSMFPTGNIVDFLDVPDLGCIKATYINAGIPTIFVDAESVGYQGTELQSDINSDTKALALFESIRAHGAVAMGLIDSLEQAESRQHTPKVAFVAKPQAYQASSGKSVAAEDTDLLVRALSMGQLHHAMMGTAAVAIASAASVPGTLVNLAVGEGSRDFVTFGHPSGTLKVGAKAIQTESGWKIERAIMSRSARVIMEGAIRVPFPK from the coding sequence ATGAACATCAAACAGATTAAAGTACCTGCTACCTACATGCGGGGCGGAACAAGCAAAGGCGTTTTCTTCAACTTAAGTGACTTACCTGAAGCTGCGCAAGTTGCCGGAGAAGCTCGAGACGCATTACTTCTGCGCGTGATTGGTAGTCCAGATCCTTATGGCAAACAAACCGACGGCATGGGTGGTGCAACATCCAGTACCAGTAAAACCGTTATTGTTTCGAAAAGCAGTAAAGCCGATCACGATGTTGATTACCTATTCGGCCAAGTAGCAATAGACAAGCCGTTCGTTGATTGGAGCGGTAACTGCGGCAATCTGTCTGCTGCCGTAGGCCCATTTGCTATTCATAGTGGCCTAGTCGACTCGAATCGTATTCCAGAAAACGGTGTGGTCGAGGTGCGAGTATGGCAAGTGAATATAGAGAAAACCATTATTGTTCATGTACCTATCGCTGGTGGCGAAGTTCAAGAGTTAGGTGATTTTGAACTCGACGGTGTGACTTTCCCCGCCGCTGAGATCCAAGTTGATTTCCTAGACCCCGCCGATGCGAGCGGCTCTATGTTCCCAACAGGGAATATTGTCGATTTTTTAGATGTTCCCGATCTGGGTTGCATCAAAGCGACATACATTAATGCTGGGATACCCACCATTTTTGTTGATGCTGAATCGGTTGGTTACCAAGGCACTGAACTTCAATCAGATATCAATAGTGATACCAAAGCCTTGGCTCTATTTGAATCCATACGAGCACATGGTGCAGTAGCGATGGGTCTTATTGATTCTTTAGAACAAGCTGAATCACGCCAACACACACCTAAAGTCGCGTTTGTTGCTAAGCCTCAAGCGTACCAAGCCTCCAGTGGTAAATCGGTTGCTGCCGAAGATACTGACCTTCTGGTGCGTGCTTTGTCTATGGGACAACTGCATCACGCTATGATGGGTACGGCTGCAGTCGCCATTGCTTCAGCGGCGAGTGTGCCAGGTACGTTAGTGAACTTGGCAGTCGGTGAGGGTTCCCGAGATTTTGTTACCTTTGGTCATCCATCAGGAACCTTAAAAGTGGGTGCTAAAGCTATTCAGACGGAAAGCGGTTGGAAAATAGAACGGGCGATTATGAGTCGTAGTGCCCGAGTGATCATGGAAGGTGCCATTCGAGTGCCTTTTCCTAAGTAA
- the acnD gene encoding Fe/S-dependent 2-methylisocitrate dehydratase AcnD yields MSDVKLEQAQYLDKNQYRKLLPGTHLEYYDACEAVEAISPGSYKTLPYTSRVLAEQLVRRCDPETLEDSLKQIIERKSDLDFPWYPARVVCHDILGQTALVDLAGLRDAIADQGGDPAKVNPVVETQLIVDHSLAVEHAGFDNQAFDKNRAIEERRNEDRFHFIEWCKTAFKNVSVIPAGNGIMHQINLEKMSPVIQSKEGIAFPDTCVGTDSHTPHVDALGVIAIGVGGLEAETVMLGRPSMMRLPDIVGVKLTGQRQEGITATDIVLAITEFLRNERVVSSYLEFFGEGARALTIGDRATISNMTPEYGATAGMFYIDEQTIQYLKLTGREPEQVELVERYAKQTGLWADDLDSAQYERVLEFDLSKVERNLAGPSNPHRRLPTRELAEQGISQASCKEQHAKQFSDEQMPDGAVIIAAITSCTNTSNPRNVVAAALVAKKANQLGLVRKPWVKTSFAPGSKVAKLYLESAGLLTELEQLGFGIVGYACTTCNGMSGALDPAIQQEIIDRDLYSTAVLSGNRNFDGRIHPYAKQAFLASPPLVVAYALAGTIRFDIEKDSLGTDNNGKPIYLSDLWPSDAEIDAVVGEHVKPQQFQQIYVKMFQPDEEQVTTEPLYDWRPQSTYIRRPPYWEGALAGERSLSGMRPLVILGDNITTDHLSPSNAILASSAAGEYLTKMEVPEEDFNSYATHRGDHLTAQRATFANPKLFNEMVKDAGEVVQGSLARVEPEGQVTRMWEAIETYMNRKQPLIVVAGADYGQGSSRDWAAKGVRLAGVEVIVAEGFERIHRTNLVGMGVLPLQFKVGTNRNTLELDGTELYDVYGDIEAGSDLALVITRKNGKKLDVPVTCRLDTADEVNVYSAGGVLQRFAKDFLAQ; encoded by the coding sequence ATGTCTGATGTGAAACTTGAACAAGCTCAGTACCTTGACAAAAATCAGTACCGAAAACTTTTACCCGGAACTCATTTAGAGTATTACGATGCTTGCGAAGCGGTAGAAGCGATATCTCCGGGCAGTTATAAAACCTTGCCTTATACGTCGAGAGTATTGGCAGAGCAATTAGTAAGACGCTGTGATCCTGAAACCCTTGAAGACAGCTTAAAACAGATCATTGAACGCAAGAGTGACCTTGATTTCCCTTGGTATCCTGCGCGTGTGGTGTGTCATGACATTCTTGGTCAAACAGCCTTGGTTGATTTAGCTGGCTTGAGAGACGCGATTGCCGACCAAGGCGGAGACCCTGCCAAGGTTAACCCCGTTGTCGAAACCCAGCTGATTGTTGACCACTCTTTAGCAGTGGAACACGCAGGTTTTGATAACCAAGCCTTTGATAAAAACCGCGCGATTGAAGAGCGCAGAAACGAAGACCGTTTTCATTTTATTGAATGGTGTAAAACCGCGTTTAAAAACGTGAGTGTGATCCCTGCTGGTAACGGGATCATGCACCAGATTAACTTGGAGAAAATGTCTCCGGTTATTCAATCTAAAGAAGGCATCGCTTTCCCTGATACCTGTGTTGGTACCGATAGCCATACACCGCACGTTGATGCTCTGGGCGTTATTGCGATTGGTGTGGGCGGCTTGGAAGCTGAAACTGTGATGCTCGGTCGTCCGTCGATGATGCGATTGCCTGATATTGTAGGCGTTAAACTGACGGGCCAACGACAAGAAGGGATAACTGCAACGGATATTGTGCTTGCGATTACTGAGTTCCTTCGCAATGAGAGAGTGGTCTCAAGTTATTTGGAATTCTTCGGTGAAGGGGCTCGTGCACTGACCATTGGTGATCGCGCAACAATATCTAACATGACGCCAGAGTACGGTGCGACTGCGGGTATGTTCTACATCGATGAACAGACCATTCAATACTTGAAGCTTACGGGCCGTGAGCCTGAGCAGGTTGAACTAGTCGAACGCTACGCCAAGCAAACCGGGCTATGGGCTGACGATCTCGACTCTGCTCAATATGAGCGCGTACTTGAGTTTGATTTGTCGAAGGTTGAGCGTAATCTTGCAGGGCCGTCTAACCCACATCGTCGTTTGCCAACCAGAGAGCTGGCTGAACAAGGCATTAGCCAAGCATCTTGTAAAGAGCAGCATGCTAAGCAGTTCAGCGATGAACAGATGCCCGATGGTGCCGTAATCATTGCGGCAATTACTTCTTGTACCAACACCAGCAACCCAAGAAACGTAGTCGCCGCCGCATTGGTGGCAAAGAAAGCCAATCAGCTTGGATTAGTTCGTAAGCCGTGGGTGAAAACGTCATTTGCGCCGGGCTCTAAAGTTGCCAAGCTCTATCTTGAGTCGGCAGGTTTGCTAACTGAGCTGGAACAATTAGGCTTCGGTATCGTGGGTTATGCGTGTACTACCTGTAACGGAATGAGTGGGGCGTTGGATCCTGCTATCCAACAAGAGATCATCGACCGCGACCTGTACTCAACCGCTGTGTTGTCAGGGAATCGAAACTTTGATGGTCGAATCCATCCCTATGCAAAACAAGCGTTTTTAGCCTCACCGCCATTGGTGGTTGCTTACGCCTTGGCTGGCACGATTCGATTTGATATCGAGAAAGACAGCTTAGGCACCGACAACAATGGTAAGCCAATCTACTTAAGTGATTTATGGCCGAGTGATGCCGAGATCGATGCCGTTGTCGGTGAGCATGTTAAGCCTCAGCAATTCCAACAAATCTACGTGAAAATGTTCCAGCCAGACGAGGAACAGGTGACGACTGAACCGCTTTATGACTGGCGACCTCAAAGTACCTATATTCGCAGACCACCTTATTGGGAAGGTGCTCTTGCGGGAGAACGAAGCCTATCTGGTATGAGACCTTTAGTGATTCTGGGTGACAATATCACTACCGATCACTTATCCCCTTCAAATGCGATTCTCGCTTCGAGCGCAGCGGGGGAATACCTCACCAAAATGGAAGTGCCGGAAGAGGACTTTAACTCTTACGCGACCCATCGAGGCGATCACTTAACCGCGCAACGAGCAACATTCGCCAACCCTAAGCTGTTTAACGAAATGGTGAAGGACGCTGGAGAAGTCGTGCAAGGTTCATTAGCAAGAGTTGAACCTGAAGGTCAAGTTACTCGAATGTGGGAAGCGATAGAAACCTACATGAACCGTAAACAGCCTTTGATTGTCGTGGCGGGTGCGGATTATGGACAAGGTTCATCACGTGACTGGGCTGCTAAAGGTGTGCGTTTAGCGGGTGTTGAAGTGATTGTGGCTGAAGGATTTGAAAGAATTCACAGAACCAACTTAGTTGGCATGGGTGTATTACCTCTGCAGTTCAAAGTAGGAACGAATCGCAATACCTTAGAGTTGGATGGCACCGAGCTTTACGACGTGTACGGCGACATTGAAGCAGGTTCTGATTTGGCTCTAGTCATCACTCGTAAAAACGGTAAAAAGCTTGATGTTCCCGTGACCTGCCGACTAGACACCGCAGACGAAGTGAATGTTTATAGCGCTGGTGGCGTGTTGCAACGTTTCGCCAAAGACTTTCTTGCACAGTAG
- the prpC gene encoding bifunctional 2-methylcitrate synthase/citrate synthase, whose protein sequence is MSVSLSDKATVDNASKANNNVDKNESAKPTGTPAIGGAGLRGQSAGTTALCTVGQSGTGLTYRGYDITDLANHAQFEEVAHLLLRGHLPTEKELDDYKTLLVGLRGLPQPLKAALELIPADAHPMDVMRTGCSMLGNLEQESDFSEQLFATERMLALFPAIICYWYRFSHDGVRIDTEDQSEACLGGYFLKMLTDKAPSELHKQVMHCSLTLYAEHEFNASTFAARVCASTLSDIHSCVTAAIGTLRGPLHGGANEAAMEMIQDWKSADEAETNIMQMLANKDKIMGFGHAIYRESDPRNALIKRWSKELAQEVGDKQLYAVSERVEAVMKREKGLFCNADFFHASAYHFMDIPTKLFTPIFVMSRLTGWTAHVFEQRENNRIIRPSADYTGPEHQDWLPIHLR, encoded by the coding sequence ATGTCTGTATCTTTGAGTGATAAAGCAACTGTCGACAATGCGTCAAAGGCGAACAATAACGTAGACAAGAATGAAAGCGCAAAACCAACCGGTACTCCCGCGATTGGTGGTGCAGGGCTACGTGGTCAAAGTGCGGGAACCACCGCGCTATGTACAGTAGGCCAATCAGGAACGGGTTTGACTTATCGTGGTTATGATATTACTGACCTTGCTAATCATGCTCAGTTTGAAGAAGTGGCTCACCTGTTATTAAGAGGTCACTTACCCACTGAAAAAGAGCTAGACGATTACAAAACATTGTTGGTTGGTCTGCGCGGTTTACCTCAACCTTTGAAAGCAGCACTAGAGCTTATTCCTGCAGACGCTCATCCAATGGATGTGATGAGAACGGGTTGTTCAATGTTAGGTAATCTAGAGCAAGAGTCTGACTTCTCTGAGCAACTGTTCGCGACCGAACGAATGCTTGCGCTTTTCCCTGCGATTATTTGTTATTGGTATCGCTTTAGCCACGATGGCGTGCGCATTGATACTGAAGATCAAAGCGAAGCATGTCTGGGTGGCTACTTCTTGAAAATGCTAACAGATAAAGCGCCGAGTGAACTGCATAAGCAGGTAATGCACTGTTCGCTAACGCTTTACGCAGAGCATGAGTTCAACGCATCTACTTTTGCGGCTCGAGTTTGCGCATCAACTTTATCAGATATTCATTCGTGCGTTACAGCAGCAATTGGCACACTAAGAGGCCCGCTGCATGGTGGCGCGAATGAAGCGGCAATGGAAATGATCCAAGATTGGAAATCCGCTGATGAAGCAGAAACTAACATCATGCAGATGCTTGCTAACAAAGACAAAATCATGGGCTTCGGTCATGCCATTTATCGTGAAAGCGACCCACGAAATGCTCTAATCAAGCGTTGGTCAAAAGAGCTAGCTCAAGAGGTCGGTGATAAACAGCTTTACGCCGTTTCAGAACGTGTTGAAGCGGTTATGAAGCGCGAGAAAGGCTTGTTCTGTAATGCTGACTTCTTCCATGCATCGGCATATCACTTCATGGACATCCCAACCAAATTGTTTACTCCGATCTTTGTGATGAGCCGCCTTACAGGTTGGACGGCGCATGTGTTCGAACAGAGAGAAAACAATCGCATCATTCGTCCAAGTGCAGACTACACCGGGCCAGAGCATCAAGACTGGTTACCTATTCATCTACGTTAG
- the prpB gene encoding methylisocitrate lyase, giving the protein MKLSAGAKFRQAVQDNDPLQIVGTVNPYCAMMAKNLGHQAIYLSGGGIANASYGLPDLGITTLNDVLVDVERITNACDLPLLVDIDTGFGGAFNIARTIRAMEKAGAAAIHMEDQVAQKRCGHRPNKAIVSQQEMVDRVKAATDARTDESFVIMARTDALAVEGIDSAIERAIACVEAGADMIFPEAMNQLDQYVKFSAALKSATGKHVPILANITEFGQTPLYNCHELAQSSVDMVLYPLSAFRAMNKAAENVYKHLLVEGNQEALLDSMQTRKELYEHLNYHDYENKLDQLFSSEG; this is encoded by the coding sequence ATGAAGTTATCAGCAGGAGCTAAGTTCCGACAAGCTGTGCAAGACAACGACCCATTGCAGATCGTCGGTACGGTGAATCCGTATTGCGCGATGATGGCAAAGAACTTGGGGCATCAAGCGATCTATTTGTCTGGCGGAGGCATCGCCAATGCGTCTTACGGTTTGCCTGATTTGGGTATCACTACATTGAACGATGTGTTGGTGGATGTTGAACGTATTACCAATGCGTGTGATTTGCCCTTGCTGGTGGATATCGACACGGGTTTCGGTGGCGCGTTCAATATCGCACGTACGATTCGCGCGATGGAAAAGGCGGGCGCAGCAGCAATCCATATGGAAGACCAAGTCGCTCAGAAACGCTGTGGTCATCGACCAAACAAAGCGATTGTTAGTCAGCAAGAGATGGTCGATAGAGTTAAGGCTGCAACCGATGCCAGAACCGACGAAAGCTTTGTGATTATGGCTCGTACGGATGCATTGGCGGTTGAAGGAATAGACAGTGCGATTGAACGAGCGATTGCATGTGTTGAAGCGGGCGCTGACATGATTTTCCCTGAGGCGATGAATCAACTCGATCAATACGTGAAGTTCTCGGCAGCGCTGAAATCAGCAACGGGCAAGCATGTACCTATTCTCGCGAACATCACTGAGTTTGGCCAAACGCCGCTCTATAACTGTCACGAGTTGGCCCAATCAAGTGTCGACATGGTGCTTTATCCATTGAGTGCGTTCCGTGCGATGAACAAAGCGGCGGAGAATGTTTACAAACACTTGTTAGTTGAAGGCAATCAAGAAGCTCTGTTGGATTCAATGCAAACCCGTAAAGAGCTTTACGAACACCTGAATTACCACGACTACGAGAACAAGCTTGATCAGTTGTTTTCAAGCGAAGGGTAA
- a CDS encoding GntR family transcriptional regulator → MNTAIKDLSLSANTKTRVSDKENTKSENLTEYLVEAIVSGELGPGSKISEPELAKRFEVSRGPLREAIMRVEGLGLIERIPHVGARVITFSADKLLELYAVREALEGMAARLAARHITQEELIGLEGLLSTHSQHIDEVEGSSYFHQHGDFDFHYRIIKASRNSKLISLLCDELYHLLRMYRYQSPRAQSRPKEALDEHKYILQAIGNRDEELAEMLMRRHISGSRLLIEQQIQSKDLD, encoded by the coding sequence ATGAATACTGCGATAAAAGATCTCAGCTTGAGTGCAAACACGAAGACACGTGTGAGCGATAAAGAGAACACTAAATCAGAAAACCTCACTGAGTATCTTGTTGAGGCGATTGTTAGCGGCGAATTAGGCCCTGGTAGTAAGATCTCGGAGCCTGAACTGGCTAAACGCTTTGAGGTAAGCCGAGGTCCATTACGTGAAGCGATAATGCGTGTTGAAGGACTTGGCCTGATAGAACGTATTCCACATGTCGGCGCTCGAGTTATTACTTTTTCGGCAGACAAACTGCTAGAGCTTTACGCGGTGCGAGAGGCATTGGAAGGCATGGCGGCTCGCTTAGCAGCGCGACACATCACACAAGAAGAGCTTATCGGGCTTGAAGGATTATTGTCGACACATTCCCAACATATCGATGAAGTCGAGGGTTCTTCTTACTTCCACCAACATGGTGATTTCGATTTCCATTACCGCATTATCAAAGCGAGTCGTAACAGCAAGCTCATTTCGCTGCTGTGTGATGAGCTTTATCACCTATTACGCATGTACCGCTATCAATCGCCTAGGGCTCAGTCTCGACCAAAAGAGGCGCTCGATGAACACAAATACATCCTACAAGCGATTGGTAATCGCGATGAAGAGCTAGCAGAAATGCTAATGCGACGACACATCTCGGGAAGCCGATTGCTTATAGAACAACAAATTCAATCCAAAGATCTTGATTAA
- a CDS encoding HD domain-containing phosphohydrolase: MIDKKISLRFTVGGMFLLATFLTAVVAVSLQYYFSKKMATENTLSKLTMVSQELSNYIGAVDSDAANTARLLASVKRSISNKISKEESRSILSEAIKDNPLFYSIYIGSSNENFFQIINLESAPVIREKIGAQQTDRWVVVEIHNVGQDRVRTTKYFDQEFALRNSTTEQSNYLPTTRPWYVSANVQSVEKTQPYLFQHLQITGQTYSLAFESKIESKVQHVIGIDIVLSSLANKLSGTALGLAEDSKVESFLYSKSGNIIASNLKVNNQESEFDVSKLVLSSEQKAWVNDTPPLLVSNQNDWGPMDFSVAGKPNGYAIDLLKMIGEMTGIRFEFVNGFSWGELVSKFQEGSIDGLQSVQNYKNNGIDGLYTTPIYELPFSIVTRVGAKVVTNYAELEGQKVAILSGWSIIPKLRKDFPNIDLVEFENLESAFNSIESGENFAFLDAEPVLSFALDRFFQPGLSVNGTLEDLDQNYSNQFHLVLQSKHKQLLPIIDQAISKLSGEQLDALAKKWLHDTGFNTNTTVPYTELYDLTKEATVEGSMVRVELNGEIKHLYLKKVDTGEHYSEYFAVLIPETEIFSTVNKRLATSVGVTMLLMSLTLPIAWVFGAPIVRPIRQLEEETHKIKMRDYDSVELVETRIKEVWELSVAVKDMAMELKQHELTQEAFVESFIKLIAQAIDDKSAYTAGHCNRVPELGLMLAEAAEKSQSDYLKNFKFENDNERREFRIAAWLHDCGKITTPEHIVDKGTKLEANYNRIHEVRTRFEVLWRDAEITALRKKLEGTLSTQLIADELAATKQQLQDDFAFIATSNVGGEFMSDDKVARIRSIAGTTWMRNFDDQLGLSPIEALNRESSSSLPATEPLLSDKPEHIVKRDRPLEFDPQYKIKMDVPEYLYNLGEVYNLSIVRGTLTAEDRFKINEHILGTIKMLENLPFPKELSRVPRYASTHHETLKGTGYPRKLTGDDLSIPERILVISDIFEALTAADRPYKKAKPISVAVDIMYKMALDEHLDIELFRLFLTSGTHVRYAKEYLKPEQIDFVDINKYLEVTRQIA, translated from the coding sequence ATGATAGACAAAAAAATTTCGTTACGATTTACCGTTGGAGGAATGTTTTTGCTTGCGACATTTCTCACCGCTGTTGTTGCTGTTTCACTGCAATATTACTTTAGTAAAAAAATGGCGACTGAGAATACCCTATCAAAGTTGACGATGGTGTCCCAAGAGCTGAGTAACTATATCGGCGCGGTTGACTCCGACGCAGCCAACACAGCGCGTTTACTTGCTTCAGTGAAACGATCTATAAGTAACAAAATATCGAAAGAAGAGTCGCGTAGTATTCTTTCTGAAGCCATTAAAGATAACCCTCTCTTTTATAGTATTTATATTGGTTCATCCAATGAAAACTTCTTCCAAATTATCAATCTAGAATCTGCCCCTGTCATTAGAGAGAAAATAGGTGCCCAACAAACTGACCGTTGGGTTGTGGTTGAAATTCATAATGTAGGGCAGGATCGCGTCCGTACAACGAAATATTTTGACCAAGAGTTTGCGCTAAGAAATTCAACTACGGAGCAGAGCAACTACCTTCCAACGACAAGGCCTTGGTATGTTTCTGCCAATGTTCAATCGGTCGAAAAAACTCAGCCATATCTTTTCCAGCATTTACAAATTACCGGGCAAACTTATTCTTTAGCGTTTGAGTCGAAAATCGAATCTAAAGTTCAACATGTGATTGGTATTGATATTGTGTTGTCTTCTTTGGCTAACAAACTATCAGGTACGGCGCTTGGGTTGGCAGAAGATAGTAAGGTTGAGTCCTTCTTATATTCGAAATCGGGTAATATTATTGCGTCTAACCTCAAGGTTAATAATCAGGAATCGGAGTTTGATGTATCAAAATTGGTACTTTCGTCTGAGCAAAAAGCCTGGGTTAACGATACCCCTCCACTGCTAGTTTCTAATCAAAATGATTGGGGGCCGATGGACTTTTCTGTAGCGGGGAAACCAAACGGCTATGCGATAGACCTTCTTAAAATGATTGGTGAGATGACAGGGATCAGGTTTGAATTTGTTAATGGTTTCTCTTGGGGCGAGCTTGTCAGTAAGTTTCAAGAAGGAAGTATTGATGGCCTGCAATCGGTTCAAAATTATAAAAATAATGGCATAGATGGACTATACACGACTCCAATTTACGAATTGCCATTTTCTATCGTGACAAGGGTCGGCGCGAAGGTTGTCACTAATTATGCCGAGCTTGAGGGGCAAAAAGTTGCGATTTTATCTGGATGGTCAATTATTCCTAAGTTGAGAAAGGACTTTCCGAACATTGATTTAGTTGAGTTTGAAAACCTAGAGTCCGCATTTAATTCAATTGAAAGTGGAGAGAACTTTGCTTTCTTAGACGCTGAACCCGTACTCTCGTTTGCATTAGATAGGTTTTTCCAGCCAGGCCTTAGTGTAAATGGGACTCTAGAAGATCTAGACCAGAACTACTCAAACCAATTCCATTTGGTGCTGCAGAGCAAGCATAAACAATTGCTCCCAATCATTGATCAAGCTATCAGCAAGTTAAGTGGTGAACAACTTGATGCCTTAGCGAAAAAGTGGCTGCATGATACCGGCTTTAATACGAATACGACGGTTCCTTATACTGAACTTTATGATTTGACTAAGGAAGCAACGGTTGAAGGTAGTATGGTAAGGGTAGAGTTGAATGGCGAGATCAAGCATCTCTATTTAAAGAAAGTCGATACGGGCGAACACTACTCTGAGTATTTTGCGGTATTGATTCCAGAAACTGAAATCTTTAGTACAGTCAATAAACGTCTAGCAACCTCTGTTGGCGTAACGATGTTACTGATGAGTTTGACCTTGCCTATTGCTTGGGTTTTTGGTGCACCGATAGTGCGTCCTATTCGTCAATTAGAGGAGGAGACTCATAAGATCAAGATGCGTGATTATGACAGTGTCGAGCTTGTTGAGACTCGAATTAAAGAAGTATGGGAGCTATCTGTGGCGGTAAAAGACATGGCGATGGAACTCAAGCAGCATGAGCTAACCCAAGAAGCCTTTGTTGAGTCGTTCATTAAACTTATTGCTCAAGCGATCGATGATAAGTCAGCTTATACCGCAGGGCATTGTAATCGTGTACCAGAACTGGGTTTGATGTTGGCTGAGGCGGCTGAAAAATCACAATCTGATTACTTAAAAAACTTTAAATTTGAAAATGATAACGAGCGTCGTGAGTTTCGAATTGCGGCTTGGCTTCATGATTGTGGCAAGATCACGACACCGGAACACATTGTCGATAAAGGTACGAAGCTTGAGGCCAACTACAATCGAATTCACGAGGTGAGAACACGATTTGAAGTACTTTGGCGTGATGCGGAAATCACTGCTTTGAGAAAAAAACTTGAAGGTACGCTATCAACGCAACTGATAGCCGATGAGCTTGCGGCAACCAAGCAGCAGCTACAAGATGACTTTGCCTTTATCGCGACATCGAACGTTGGTGGTGAGTTCATGAGTGACGACAAAGTTGCTCGTATTCGTTCGATAGCTGGGACGACTTGGATGCGTAACTTTGATGATCAACTTGGTCTATCGCCGATAGAAGCCTTGAATCGAGAATCGAGTTCAAGCTTGCCAGCGACAGAGCCGCTGTTAAGCGATAAGCCTGAACATATAGTGAAAAGAGATAGGCCGTTAGAGTTTGACCCGCAATACAAAATCAAAATGGACGTTCCTGAGTACTTATACAATTTAGGTGAAGTTTATAATTTAAGCATTGTACGTGGCACGTTAACTGCTGAAGACAGGTTCAAAATAAATGAGCATATACTTGGCACGATTAAGATGCTTGAGAACCTGCCATTCCCGAAAGAGCTAAGCCGTGTGCCTCGCTATGCTTCGACGCACCATGAAACACTCAAAGGCACGGGGTATCCGCGTAAGTTGACTGGCGACGACCTTTCAATCCCAGAACGTATTCTGGTGATCTCCGATATTTTTGAGGCATTAACCGCTGCGGATAGGCCTTATAAGAAGGCGAAGCCAATCAGTGTTGCTGTCGATATCATGTATAAGATGGCATTGGACGAGCATCTCGATATCGAACTGTTTAGATTGTTCTTAACCAGTGGTACGCATGTTCGTTATGCAAAAGAGTATCTCAAACCGGAACAGATTGATTTTGTCGATATCAATAAATACCTTGAAGTCACTCGTCAGATTGCTTGA
- a CDS encoding tripartite tricarboxylate transporter substrate binding protein, which translates to MFKALKPTLAASIIAATFSFNTFAADVEKIHFLIPGGAGGGWDMTARGTGDVLVKSDIVENVSFQNLSGGGGGKAIAHLIETAQRQEDTLMVNSTPIVVRSLTGIFPQSFRDLTPVAATIADYGAIVASADSKYNTWEDVVKEFETNPRKVKIAGGSARGSMDHLVVAAAFKGEGFDAKKVRYIAYDAGGKAMAALLSGETQLLSTGLGEVLEMSKSGQVKVLAVTAPKRLDAAPNIPTLTEYGNETVFANWRGFFAAPGTSQAKIDEWNVALGKMYKTDEWQVVRDRNGWIDNYKADKDFYAFLEDQEKQMGDLMRELGFLK; encoded by the coding sequence ATGTTCAAGGCACTGAAACCTACTCTTGCGGCTTCTATTATCGCAGCAACCTTTTCTTTCAACACTTTTGCTGCTGACGTAGAAAAAATCCACTTCCTAATCCCTGGCGGCGCTGGTGGCGGTTGGGATATGACAGCTCGTGGTACGGGTGATGTATTGGTGAAATCAGACATCGTAGAAAATGTCTCTTTCCAAAACTTGTCTGGTGGCGGCGGCGGTAAAGCCATTGCACACCTAATCGAAACAGCTCAACGCCAAGAAGACACGTTGATGGTGAACTCAACGCCTATCGTTGTTCGCTCACTAACGGGGATCTTTCCTCAATCTTTCCGTGACCTAACTCCTGTAGCAGCAACCATTGCCGATTACGGTGCAATCGTGGCGTCTGCGGATTCTAAGTACAACACTTGGGAAGACGTCGTTAAAGAGTTCGAAACCAACCCACGTAAAGTGAAAATCGCAGGTGGCTCAGCTCGTGGCAGCATGGATCACCTTGTGGTAGCAGCGGCGTTCAAAGGTGAAGGTTTTGATGCTAAAAAAGTACGTTACATTGCCTACGATGCTGGCGGCAAAGCAATGGCGGCGCTACTGTCTGGCGAAACACAGCTTCTTTCTACTGGCCTTGGTGAAGTGCTAGAGATGTCTAAATCTGGCCAAGTTAAAGTATTGGCAGTAACGGCACCAAAGCGTCTTGACGCTGCACCTAACATCCCAACACTGACTGAGTACGGCAACGAAACCGTATTTGCTAACTGGCGTGGTTTCTTTGCAGCACCTGGCACAAGCCAAGCGAAGATCGACGAATGGAATGTAGCGCTTGGCAAAATGTACAAAACCGATGAGTGGCAAGTGGTTCGTGACCGTAACGGTTGGATCGACAACTACAAAGCTGACAAAGATTTTTACGCCTTCCTAGAAGATCAAGAAAAACAGATGGGCGACCTAATGCGTGAGCTTGGTTTCTTGAAATAA